The genomic stretch CAGCCGCTCAGTATCGAGTTTCGGGACCCAGTTCGCCGCGACCCGGCCCCCCGCCGTCAGCGCCGCCGTGCCGGGAAAGAGGCTCGCCGTGTGCCCGTCGTCCCCCATGCCGAGCAGCACCACGTCCAGCCGCTCGGGCAGGAGGGCCACGTAGTCGCGCGCCGCGTCCTCCAGGGGACGGCGTTCGCCCTCCATGCGGTGAATCTGGGCTTCGGGCACCGGGACGTGGGCGAGCAGTTCGTCGTGCGCGAGCTTGTAGTTGCTCTCCGGGCTGTCCGGCCCCACGCTGCGCTCGTCGCTGAAGTAGATGTGGACGTTCTCCCAGGGAACGCCGGGCAGGACGCGCAGCTCCCGGTACATCAGTTTCGGGGTGCTGCCGCCCGACAGGGCGACGTGAAAGGCGCCCCGAGCCGCCACTGCCACCCCGGCCGTCCGCTCGAAGGCTTGTGCCGCCGCCCGCGCCGTGTCCTCCGGGGTGGGAAAGACGCAGAGGTTCATGCGTTCCTCTTATTCCGCGAGGGCTGACCGCTC from Deinococcus apachensis DSM 19763 encodes the following:
- the pgl gene encoding 6-phosphogluconolactonase; the encoded protein is MNLCVFPTPEDTARAAAQAFERTAGVAVAARGAFHVALSGGSTPKLMYRELRVLPGVPWENVHIYFSDERSVGPDSPESNYKLAHDELLAHVPVPEAQIHRMEGERRPLEDAARDYVALLPERLDVVLLGMGDDGHTASLFPGTAALTAGGRVAANWVPKLDTERLTFTYDEINAARERWLLVAGAGKANVLREVAAGEGDSPVARVQDPVWYLDEAAAGKLGQ